A portion of the Gemmatimonadota bacterium genome contains these proteins:
- a CDS encoding SIS domain-containing protein, with amino-acid sequence MSAPIDPTEHLLRLSRLLERSAAEQADAVGRIAEAITAALRGGGRVYFAGNGGSAADAQHLATEYVVRFRRAGKPLAALALTTDTSLLTAAANDLGFEEVFARQVEAHGRAGDVLVMHSTSGRSPNLLRAAEAARAAGVRTVALLAAGGGPLRDLVDVALVLDTDDPAHAQEAHLAIGHAVCAVVEERLRSTDDA; translated from the coding sequence GTGAGCGCCCCCATCGATCCGACCGAGCACCTGCTGCGGCTGTCCAGGCTGCTGGAGCGCTCCGCGGCCGAGCAGGCGGACGCCGTCGGCCGGATCGCGGAAGCGATCACCGCAGCCCTGAGGGGTGGAGGCAGGGTCTACTTCGCTGGGAACGGCGGCTCCGCGGCCGACGCGCAGCACCTCGCGACCGAGTACGTCGTGCGCTTCCGCCGCGCGGGCAAGCCCCTGGCCGCGCTGGCGCTGACCACGGACACGTCGCTCCTCACGGCTGCCGCCAACGATCTGGGGTTCGAGGAGGTGTTCGCGCGTCAGGTGGAGGCGCACGGTCGCGCAGGCGACGTCCTCGTGATGCACTCGACCAGCGGCCGCTCTCCCAACCTGCTGAGGGCGGCGGAGGCGGCCCGCGCGGCCGGCGTGCGCACCGTCGCGCTGCTCGCCGCCGGCGGCGGTCCGCTGCGCGACCTGGTGGATGTGGCGCTGGTCCTGGACACCGACGACCCGGCGCACGCGCAGGAGGCGCACCTCGCCATCGGTCACGCCGTGTGCGCGGTCGTGGAGGAGCGCCTGCGCTCGACCGACGACGCCTGA